A genomic region of Papaver somniferum cultivar HN1 chromosome 7, ASM357369v1, whole genome shotgun sequence contains the following coding sequences:
- the LOC113293883 gene encoding LRR receptor-like serine/threonine-protein kinase GSO2 — MAGIELNSSFPSQMANLTSLSIFELSHSNIRGSVPYLPQLEELDVSDNHDLHVDLPRMFKQQWPKLQKLWISSTVLNRPIPSSISNAPLLVSLSASSCSIQGSLPSSIYNLSQLQYLDLSGNSITGFIHPSFSNLESLYYLDLSSNNFQGSIPKSMCENLSFQILRLDYNNITGTVPSCITKLQNLKVFSAARNSIEGNVSLFSLSENLTTLDMRFNSQLNLDMRFNLDQYSSLYPKLNLKYLWLGSCNFKGLFPISFCNLTNLVELDVSQNRLTGTIPSCLSQLRYLRRIYVTENKLHGPVPLPPPGIEVFDLSNNKLSGEISIEVGKRLFNASAISLAGNELSGSIPFTLCPTVPSFTSTQFIDLSGNKLSGTIPSNIGYCRNLGTLKLGNNNLTGKVPDELKLAKNIRFLQLNNNHLDGNPTNLASEFRKLEFLNLANNNFEGSIPKTLGSLKHLRFLSLRSNNFNGSIPKEIIHLQDLQLIDLAINKFSGNLPNKCGNLRGLIMTKYLVDLNYGDVQLDVATKGIMIQIKKLNNYSSTIDLSCNNLDGNIPKEIGLLTLLSSLNLSNNYFSGDIPESIADLSGLESLDLNSNKLSGHIPQSLTNIDSLAVLDLSFNKLSGMIPRGPHFDTLSLDGSAFTGNELLCGFPTEKICKGDRNTGTSYVSPVIEVDGVDRDDAMEKFLLYAIVVLGFVVGFWGLFFVLLLRKEKWWFPYWRSIDFIAVRITNFIQNQNERL; from the coding sequence ATGGCTGGTATTGAACTCAACTCTTCATTCCCAAGTCAGATGGCTAATTTgacttcactttctatttttgAGTTATCTCACTCTAATATACGTGGTTCAGTCCCTTATCTTCCGCAACTCGAAGAGCTTGATGTGAGTGATAATCACGATCTTCATGTCGATCTACCTAGGATGTTCAAACAACAATGGCCTAAACTACAAAAGCTTTGGATATCATCAACCGTCCTAAACAGACCAATTCCAAGTTCAATTTCTAATGCGCCATTATTAGTTAGTCTTTCCGCCTCTTCATGTTCAATTCAGGGATCTCTACCTTCTTCGATCTATAATCTTTCTCAGCTTCAATATCTGGATTTATCTGGTAATTCGATTACAGGTTTTATTCATCCTTCATTCTCCAACCTAGAATCCCTTTACTATCTCGACTTGTCTTCCAATAATTTCCAAGGGTCCATACCAAAATCAATGTGTGAGAATTTGTCTTTTCAAATACTTCGTTTGGATTACAATAATATAACAGGAACTGTGCCAAGTTGCATAACAAAGCTCCAAAATCTTAAGGTCTTTTCAGCGGCTAGAAACTCTATTGAGGGAAATGTTTCGTTGTTCTCCTTGAGTGAAAACCTAACTACCTTAGACATGAGGTTTAATAGTCAGCTAAACCTAGATATGAGGTTTAATTTAGATCAATACTCCTCCTTGTACCCTAAGCTTAATCTAAAATATCTATGGCTAGGCTCGTGCAATTTCAAAGGACTATTCCCCATTTCTTTTTGTAATTTGACTAATCTTGTAGAGTTAGATGTGTCTCAAAATAGGTTAACAGGAACTATCCCTTCTTGTCTCAGCCAACTCAGATATCTTCGTAGAATATATGTGACGGAGAACAAACTTCACGGTCCAGTGCCTCTTCCACCTCCTGGTATAGAGGTTTTTGATTTATCAAATAACAAGTTAAGTGGTGAGATCTCGATAGAAGTTGGAAAAAGACTATTCAATGCTAGCGCCATCAGTCTAGCTGGTAATGAACTTTCAGGTTCAATTCCGTTTACTCTATGTCCAACAGTGCCAAGCTTCACATCCACCCAATTTATCGATCTATCTGGCAACAAACTATCTGGGACGATACCTTCTAATATAGGGTATTGTAGAAATCTGGGTACTCTAAAACTTGGCAACAACAATCTCACCGGAAAAGTTCCAGATGAGCTTAAGTTAGCGAAAAACATTAGGTTCCTCCAGTTAAATAACAACCATCTCGATGGCAATCCTACTAATCTCGCTAGTGAATTTCGTAAGTTGGAATTTCTGAACTTGGCAAATAACAACTTTGAAGGCAGTATACCAAAAACTCTTGGTTCACTCAAGCACCTTAGGTTTCTTTCTTTAAGGTCAAACAACTTCAACGGATCCATACCCAAAGAGATTATTCATTTGCAAGACCTCCAACTAATAGACTTGGCGATAAACAAATTTTCAGGCAATCTTCCTAACAAATGTGGGAACTTGAGAGGATTAATTATGACCAAGTATTTGGTAGACTTGAATTATGGTGACGTTCAATTGGATGTGGCAACCAAAGGGATCATGATACAAATTAAGAAATTAAACAACTATAGTTCAACCATTGATCTATCGTGCAATAATCTTGACGGAAACATTCCAAAAGAAATAGGCTTGTTGACACTGCTCTCTTCACTTAATTTGTCCAATAATTATTTCTCCGGTGATATTCCAGAAAGTATTGCCGACTTGTCTGGGCTAGAGTCTTTGGATTTGAATTCCAATAAACTGTCTGGGCATATCCCACAATCTTTGACAAATATCGATTCTCTTGCGGTTCTAGACTTATCTTTTAATAAGCTGAGCGGCATGATTCCTAGGGGTCCTCACTTCGATACACTTAGTTTGGATGGTTCCGCTTTTACAGGGAATGAGTTATTGTGTGGATTTCCAACGGAAAAAATTTGTAAGGGTGACCGCAATACTGGTACCAGTTATGTTAGTCCTGTAATTGAAGTTGATGGTGTCGATCGAGATGATGCAATGGAGAAATTCTTGTTGTATGCTATTGTTGTCTTGGGTTTTGTAGTTGGATTTTGGggtcttttctttgttttgcttcTGAGGAAAGAAAAATGGTGGTTCCCATATTGGAGATCTATTGATTTTATTGCAGTTAGAATAACAAATTTTATTCAGAATCAGAATGAACGATtgtaa